The Streptomyces sp. NBC_01439 genome contains the following window.
CATGATGTCCCAGTGCCCGACCGTGTTCCCGCCGTCCGAGGTGTAGAGGTCGGGCAGCCCGAAGACGTGCCCGTTCTCGTGGGGGAGCACCCGGTAGCCGGTCTCCTGGTAGGTGCCGGAGCCGTCGTCCTGCCGGCTGTAGACGAAGGACGTGTTGGCCAGCGGCACCCCGTCGGCGACCGGAGCCTCGCCGTTGCCCGAGAAGGTCACCGACAGGACGGTGTCCAGGGCGGACGGCCCGGCGTTCGGCGTGACCAGGACGTTGATCAGGTCGTACCGGGCGAAGTCCACCTCGGGATCGGCGGCCTTCGCTATGTGCTCGACGAGCTGCCGGTAGCCCGGCTCGTACGCGGACCCGCGTTCGATCCCGTACGCCGCGAAGGGCATCGGCATCCGTAGCCAGCCCTTTATCGGCGCCTCGGCCCGGTAGACCAGCCGGCCGTAGGAGCTGGTGCGGAACCATTCGGCCGTTTGGGGGAAGAACTCCGCCATCCGGTCCGCCGCCGTGCCCTCGCCCTTGGCATCAGGGAAGTCGATCATCAGGTTCAGGGCCCGGATCTCGCCGGTCGAGCGCGAGTACCCGGGCGGAGTCGGCATGCCCTCGGACATCTGCACACCCATGGTGCCCGCGATCCGGCAGGGCGCGAGAGCCGATTCGACGGTCGTGGCCACCGCTCCGGCCGCCGAGTTGCCGCGGCTGGATATGCCCGTGCTGGCCGTCGCCGTGACGCCGAAGGCCAGCGCGGTCAGGCCGATGTACGCGCTGGTGCGGCGTGGTCTGCGTATCCGGTGGCGGGTCTGCGGCATGGAGATCGCCTTCGGGTCCGCGGCAGCCGGCCCTGCCCGGTCTGCGCCCTGTTCGATCACCCTCCGCCGGGCGCGGCGCGCCCGCGCGTCGGGAGAGGCCGAACGTGGACACGCCCGTGACTCAGGTCACACGGGGGAGTGAAATAACCGGGGACCCGATCCCCGTTTGTACGGGAGTCCCGCTAAGCGGGGAGCGGCTCCCCGTTTGGGCGGGGGAGTCGCGCAGTCCGCACCGCGAGTCCACGAGCCCGCGCCGAGGAGGCCCCGGAATGAAGAGCTCCACCCGTACCGTCGCGGCGGCCCGGCCGATCCCGGACCCGGTGCAGCCGCAGCCGCAGGTGTCCGCGGCCGGCGTCGCGCGTCCGCGCGCCGACGCCGTCCGCAACCGCGAGCGGATCCTGACGGCGGCCCGCGAGCTCTTCGTCGAATCCGGCTCCACGGCCCCCTTCGACGAGGTCGCCCGCCGGGCCGGCGTCGGCAATGCCACGCTCTACCGGCACTTCCCCGACCGCCCCGCCCTCGTCCATCACGTCGTCCTCTTCACGATGGGCCGGGTGACGGCCTCGGCCGAGGCCTCCCTCGCCGAGGAGCCCGACGCCTTCGCCGCCCTGTGTCGGTTCACGCATGCGGCCGCGGACGAGCGGATCGGCGCCCTGTGCCCGATGCTCGGCGACGGCTTCGACGGCGAACACCCCGAGCTCCTGGCGGCGCAGACCGCGCTGGCCGATGCCGTGGTCACGTTGCTGGCCGCGGGCCAGGACGCGGGGCTGGTCCGCACGGACATCGGCGTCGGTGACCTGATGGTCGCCCTGTCCCAGCTCAGCCGCCCCCTCCCGGGTGTCGCGTGCCTCGACACAGACCGCTTCGCCCACCGTCACCTCCAGCTCTTCCTCGACGGGCTGCGGGCTCCGGCCCGCTCCGAACTCCCGGGTTCGGCAACGACTTTGGACGACCTGCGGCAGAAAACCATGTGACACGCACAAAGTTAAAGAACTAGCATTTTTCAGTCATTCCGCACAGTGAAGTGGGTACCTCCATGTCAAAAACAGCCGCGAGCCTCGCGCCGGCTGCCGATCCCAGCCGCTGGAAGGCACTCGTCTTCATAGCCCTGGCCCAGCTGATGGTCGTCCTCGACGCGACCATCGTGAACATCGCCCTCCCCTCCGCCCAGACCGACCTCGGCATCTCGGACGGCAACCGCCAGTGGGTCATCACCGCGTACGCCCTGGCCTTTGGCGGACTGCTCCTCTTCGGCGGCCGCATCGCCGACAAGTGGGGCCGCAAGAACGCCTTCGTCGTCGGCCTCATCGGCTTCGCCCTGGCCTCCGCGCTGGGCGGCGCCGCCAACGGCGAGGCCATGATGCTCGGCGCCCGCGCCCTCCAGGGCGCCTTCGGCGCGCTGCTCGCACCGGCGGCCCTGTCGCTGCTCGCCGTCATGTTCACCGACGCCAAGGAGCGCGCCAAGGCCTTCGGCATCTACGGAGCCATTGCGGGCGGCGGCGGTGCCGTCGGCCTGATCCTCGGCGGCTTCCTGACCGAGTACCTCAACTGGCGCTGGACCTTCTTCGTCAACATCCCCTTCGCGATCGTCGCGGCCGCGGGTGCCTGGATGGTCATCCGTGAGCCCGCCGGCTCCCGCAACCGCGCACCGCTCGACATCCCGGGCGTGGTCCTGTCCACCACCGGTCTCGTCGCCCTCGTGTACGGCTTCACCCGCGCCGAGTCCGCCGGCTGGTCGGACGCCCTGACGGTCGTCATGTTCGTCGCCTCGGCGCTGCTGCTGTTCGCCTTCGTCCTCGTCGAGGCCAAGGTGAAGTCCCCGCTGCTGCCGCTGCGCGTCCTCCTGGAGCGCAACCGCGGCGGTGTCTACCTCTCGCTCGGCCTCGCCGTCATCTCGATGTTCGGCCTGTTCCTCTTCCTCACCTACTACCTGCAGGTCGTGAAGGGCTTCTCGCCCGTCAAGACCGGCTTCGCCTTCCTGCCGATGATCGCGGGCATGATCACGGGCTCCACCCAGATCGGCGCCCGCCTGATGACCCGCGTCCCGCCGCGCCTGCTGATGGGCCCCGGCTTCCTGGTCGCCGGCCTCGGCATGCTGCTGCTGACCCAGCTGGAGGTCGGGTCCTCGTACCCGGCGCTCATCCTGCCGGCGCAGTTGCTGCTCGGCCTCGGCATGGGCACGGCATTCATGCCGGCGATGTCCCTCGCCACGCACGGGGTGAACCCGGCCGACGCCGGTGTCGCCTCCGCCATGGTCAACACCTCGCAGCAGGTCGGCGGCGCCATCGGCACCGCCCTGCTGAACACCATCGCCGCCTCGGCGACCACCGCCTACCTGACCGACCACGCGGCCGAGGCCGCCGCGGGCGGCCCGGCCGGGCAGCTGATCCAGGCGCAGGCCATGGTCGAGGGCTACTCCTCGGCCATCTGGTGGGCGGTCGGCATCCTGGTCGCCAGCTCGGTCATCGCGCTGACGCTGATCAACACCGGCCGTCCGGGCGTCGGCGGCCCGGTGGCCTCCGGCTCCGGCGAGGACGCCGAGCTCAAGGTGCCGGTGATCGCCCACTGATCGGGGCCGAGGGCTTCCCGGAATGACTGACGACCCCATCTCGTTCAAATTTGAACGAGATGGGGTTAGTCTGTTTCCGTACGCGTTTCAACCACCGAGGAGCGCCCCCGTGACCCGCATACCGGCCCTGTACCTGAGCCACGGCGCACCCCCGCTGGCCGACGACCCGCTCTGGCCGGGCGAGCTCGCCGCCTGGTCCGCCGGGCTGCCGCGCCCCCGGGCGATCCTGATGGTCTCCGCGCACTGGGAGGAGGCCCCGCTCGCCCTCGGCGCCACCGAGCGGGTCCCGCTCGTGTACGACTTCTGGGGCTTCCCCGAGCACTACTACCGGGTCCGCTACGACGCGCCCGGCGCCCCGGAACTGGCCGCCTCGGTCCGTAAACTGCTGAGGGCCCCCGGCACTCCGGTCCAGGACATCCCCGACCGCGGACTGGACCACGGGGCGTACGTCCCCCTGGTGGAGATGTACCCGGAGGCCGACGTACCGGTCCTGCAGATCTCCCTGCCCACGCTGGACCCGGCACGGCTGATGGACATCGGCCGCAAGCTGGCCCCGCTGCGCGACGAGGGCGTACTCATCGTGGGCAGCGGCTTCTTCACGCACAACCTGGCGGCGCTGCGCCATACGGGCCCGGGCGTCCCGGCCTGGTCGGCGGAGTTCGACGCCTGGGGCCGCGAAGCCCTGGCCGCGTCCGACGTGGACGCCCTGCTGGACTTCGAGCACAAGTCCCCGGCGGGCCGCCTGGCCCACCCCCGTACGGAACACTTCGCCCCGCTGTTCGTCACCCTCGGCGCGGCCGAATCCGACCTCGCCTCCGCCCGCACCCCGGTGGACGGCTTCTGGATGGGCCTCTCGAAGCGCTCCCTCCAGTTCGGCTAGTCCTGCCGCCCGAGCCCGGTGATGTCCACCCCGATGGTGAACCCCAGCGACTCCCCGACGCTGGGGGCGCGTGCGCGCGTGCCGTAGGGACGTGCCGGCCGCTCACTCGGACGGGTGCTGGCCCAGCCGCTTCTCGTACCAGCGGACGTCCCAGTACCGGTCGAACTTCCAGCCCGCCTCCGTGAACTCGCCGATCCGGCGGAAGCCGAAGCGCTCGTGCAGGCGCACCGAGGCCTCGTTCGGCAGGGAGATCCCGGCGAACACGCGGTGCACGGGTTCCTTGGCCAGGGCGGCGAAGAGCGCCTCGTAGAGGAGGGTGCCGACGCCCCGGCCGACCGCGTGCGGGGCGAGGTAGACGCTCGCCTCCACCGAGGTGGCGTAGGCCGGTTTGGGGCGGAACGCGCTGCTCGTGGCGTATCCGGCCATTCGATCACCTGTCCAGGCAACCAGAAGCCGGTGGGGGCCGTCTTCAGAGTAGGAGTGCAGCCAAGGGCGGCGCTGTTCCGGAGTGAAAACGGCCGTGTCGAACGTGACGGCGGTCTCACGGACGTAGTGGTTGTAGAGGTCCGTGAGGGGCGCCAGATCGGCCTCCGTTCCGGGCCTGACCTGCACCTCTTCGAGATCTTGCGACACCCGTCCCCCTCCCGTAGCGGGGCAGGATACTGCAAGATCTCGAAAACTAGGGAGCAGCGTGGGAATTCTGTCCCGATTCCAGTCGTTGTTTCCTTCGGAAGCGGGCACTCGGAAGAGTGTCCGTGACGCACCGGACCGGTTGGCAGCCGTCCCGGCGGCGTCCTCCAGCCGCACCGCGACCGAACACTTCGCAAGGGAGCA
Protein-coding sequences here:
- a CDS encoding M6 family metalloprotease domain-containing protein codes for the protein MPQTRHRIRRPRRTSAYIGLTALAFGVTATASTGISSRGNSAAGAVATTVESALAPCRIAGTMGVQMSEGMPTPPGYSRSTGEIRALNLMIDFPDAKGEGTAADRMAEFFPQTAEWFRTSSYGRLVYRAEAPIKGWLRMPMPFAAYGIERGSAYEPGYRQLVEHIAKAADPEVDFARYDLINVLVTPNAGPSALDTVLSVTFSGNGEAPVADGVPLANTSFVYSRQDDGSGTYQETGYRVLPHENGHVFGLPDLYTSDGGNTVGHWDIMSEDWGANNDLMGWHKWKLGWLDSKQISCAAKSGTSDHTLSPLGIRGGTKLAFVPLSETAGYAVEVRTLAGNDEAVCKPGVLIYKVDSDVDTGHGPITVSDSASTSGGCTRRPNVHAELSDAPFRPGETFTDEKAGISVSVVGELRNGSYQVRIIRP
- a CDS encoding TetR/AcrR family transcriptional regulator, which encodes MKSSTRTVAAARPIPDPVQPQPQVSAAGVARPRADAVRNRERILTAARELFVESGSTAPFDEVARRAGVGNATLYRHFPDRPALVHHVVLFTMGRVTASAEASLAEEPDAFAALCRFTHAAADERIGALCPMLGDGFDGEHPELLAAQTALADAVVTLLAAGQDAGLVRTDIGVGDLMVALSQLSRPLPGVACLDTDRFAHRHLQLFLDGLRAPARSELPGSATTLDDLRQKTM
- a CDS encoding MFS transporter, whose product is MSKTAASLAPAADPSRWKALVFIALAQLMVVLDATIVNIALPSAQTDLGISDGNRQWVITAYALAFGGLLLFGGRIADKWGRKNAFVVGLIGFALASALGGAANGEAMMLGARALQGAFGALLAPAALSLLAVMFTDAKERAKAFGIYGAIAGGGGAVGLILGGFLTEYLNWRWTFFVNIPFAIVAAAGAWMVIREPAGSRNRAPLDIPGVVLSTTGLVALVYGFTRAESAGWSDALTVVMFVASALLLFAFVLVEAKVKSPLLPLRVLLERNRGGVYLSLGLAVISMFGLFLFLTYYLQVVKGFSPVKTGFAFLPMIAGMITGSTQIGARLMTRVPPRLLMGPGFLVAGLGMLLLTQLEVGSSYPALILPAQLLLGLGMGTAFMPAMSLATHGVNPADAGVASAMVNTSQQVGGAIGTALLNTIAASATTAYLTDHAAEAAAGGPAGQLIQAQAMVEGYSSAIWWAVGILVASSVIALTLINTGRPGVGGPVASGSGEDAELKVPVIAH
- a CDS encoding dioxygenase family protein, whose translation is MPALYLSHGAPPLADDPLWPGELAAWSAGLPRPRAILMVSAHWEEAPLALGATERVPLVYDFWGFPEHYYRVRYDAPGAPELAASVRKLLRAPGTPVQDIPDRGLDHGAYVPLVEMYPEADVPVLQISLPTLDPARLMDIGRKLAPLRDEGVLIVGSGFFTHNLAALRHTGPGVPAWSAEFDAWGREALAASDVDALLDFEHKSPAGRLAHPRTEHFAPLFVTLGAAESDLASARTPVDGFWMGLSKRSLQFG
- a CDS encoding GNAT family N-acetyltransferase encodes the protein MSQDLEEVQVRPGTEADLAPLTDLYNHYVRETAVTFDTAVFTPEQRRPWLHSYSEDGPHRLLVAWTGDRMAGYATSSAFRPKPAYATSVEASVYLAPHAVGRGVGTLLYEALFAALAKEPVHRVFAGISLPNEASVRLHERFGFRRIGEFTEAGWKFDRYWDVRWYEKRLGQHPSE